From Paenibacillus graminis, a single genomic window includes:
- a CDS encoding Acg family FMN-binding oxidoreductase, with protein MSKRAKISMIILLSVVILLILLAGAVFTASGVFKKAKYLDPWKRDYVDQFEDPRVKLAAFGLLAPNGHNMQPWKIRLDKQNPLKFSLYADNTRLALESDPVARQTMVSQGTFLEYMKVAGEQLGYRAAIRLFPEGEYDEQKLSESMDQKPVAEVTLSKAQPAANPLFDYMFLPDTNRMAYKPDPLTAEQRKRLEQTNTDEVLKLTFTDAPADIKKLGEYGVEGTDIETGLKRMNDESADIFRSNENQKNKYRYGFSFEGQGTTGMKKHLLQGMITIIPSFNNEEASTKLAVDAARTAAEHSPAYALILSKDNSRTSQVKAGMLYSRLLLAGHEQGLVMQPLSQVLEEYPEMKAPYTRIHQEYAPGGETIQFLIRLGQPTQDTPLSMRREVTDLIAD; from the coding sequence ATGAGCAAGCGCGCCAAAATATCTATGATTATACTACTATCTGTTGTTATTCTGCTCATCCTGCTTGCCGGAGCGGTATTCACGGCGAGCGGCGTATTTAAGAAAGCCAAGTACCTGGACCCCTGGAAACGTGATTACGTTGACCAATTCGAAGATCCGAGAGTGAAGCTGGCGGCCTTTGGCTTACTTGCTCCCAACGGACACAATATGCAGCCCTGGAAGATTCGACTCGACAAGCAAAATCCGCTTAAGTTCTCTTTGTACGCAGACAATACACGCCTCGCGCTGGAATCCGATCCTGTGGCCCGGCAAACCATGGTTTCACAAGGCACCTTTCTGGAATATATGAAGGTTGCCGGAGAACAGTTGGGCTATCGGGCGGCGATCAGGCTTTTTCCGGAAGGGGAATACGATGAGCAGAAGCTTAGCGAGAGTATGGACCAGAAGCCTGTAGCGGAAGTAACGCTGTCCAAGGCACAGCCTGCGGCTAATCCGTTGTTTGATTATATGTTTTTGCCGGATACCAACCGGATGGCCTATAAACCCGACCCGTTGACTGCGGAGCAGCGTAAGCGTCTGGAGCAGACCAATACGGATGAGGTTTTGAAGTTAACCTTCACGGATGCTCCGGCGGACATTAAAAAGCTGGGAGAATACGGTGTAGAGGGTACAGATATTGAAACCGGGCTTAAGCGCATGAATGACGAGTCGGCAGACATTTTCCGTTCGAATGAGAATCAGAAGAACAAATACCGGTACGGTTTTTCGTTTGAGGGGCAAGGAACCACGGGTATGAAAAAGCATCTGCTGCAAGGCATGATTACGATCATCCCATCCTTTAATAATGAGGAGGCTTCGACAAAGCTGGCTGTCGATGCGGCCCGGACGGCAGCCGAACATTCACCGGCCTATGCATTGATTCTCAGTAAGGACAACAGCCGCACAAGCCAGGTAAAAGCAGGTATGCTCTACAGCCGGCTCCTTCTGGCCGGACATGAACAGGGACTGGTGATGCAGCCGCTGAGCCAGGTGCTGGAGGAGTATCCGGAGATGAAGGCGCCGTATACCCGGATCCATCAGGAGTATGCTCCGGGCGGTGAAACGATCCAGTTCCTGATCCGCTTGGGCCAGCCGACCCAGGATACGCCGCTGAGCATGAGAAGAGAGGTTACCGACCTGATTGCAGACTGA
- a CDS encoding GH39 family glycosyl hydrolase produces MFSGCHQIICLPVYLTEWNSTVSHKDLMSDTCFKSAYIIKNFTENYDRLDAFGYWLLTDLLLLPQQLFHGRLGLFTYNNIKKPSYHAFSFLNKLGNERIADGDGYFITRSRTGYQILLHNYNHYDEVYAKGVSISISYHERYSHFPELTADEVPYLRSISVPKLSRSRIHASGALPIQAILEPFEIRLIEIIERFGE; encoded by the coding sequence ATGTTCAGTGGCTGTCACCAGATAATCTGCCTGCCGGTGTATCTGACCGAGTGGAATTCGACGGTCTCCCATAAAGACCTGATGAGCGATACCTGCTTCAAATCTGCTTATATCATCAAAAATTTTACCGAAAACTATGACCGCCTCGATGCCTTCGGCTATTGGCTGCTGACCGATCTCCTCCTGCTGCCCCAGCAGTTGTTCCACGGAAGACTCGGCCTCTTTACCTATAACAATATCAAAAAACCGTCCTATCACGCCTTTTCCTTCCTCAACAAGCTGGGAAATGAGCGGATTGCGGACGGCGACGGGTATTTCATTACCAGATCCCGCACCGGCTATCAGATTCTGCTCCACAATTATAATCATTATGATGAAGTCTATGCCAAGGGCGTTTCGATCAGCATTTCCTATCATGAACGCTACTCCCATTTCCCGGAGCTAACAGCCGATGAAGTCCCTTATCTGCGCAGCATATCCGTACCTAAACTCAGCAGATCGCGTATACATGCGTCCGGTGCGCTTCCGATCCAAGCTATTCTAGAGCCTTTTGAGATCCGCCTGATTGAAATTATCGAACGGTTTGGGGAATAA
- a CDS encoding sugar ABC transporter substrate-binding protein, with translation MTSIRIRIWLVFIVWLMAGFILGGCFHKARAITTTLQEPGDSSSNPSVEQPLTFGIIYPMVNATYEMITGKAEAAAKKHYVRLLVQAPDEANLEQQIRIMEMMIKRGVDGIAIAPVDSQALVSVINKAVSQGIPVVCFESDSPHSRRDSFIGADNRATGAVIGQTVDRLLGGKGMVLVESGMSRMLGIEERLRGLQEYLGRHTEIDVLEIRHNDGSEDIAALQLEQMISAHPHFSALVSLDFVSSSSSVLVWKAKGLKRFNIALGLTPSLKQAMNNGQITRVISQNEQNWGENIINTLLLRAKGLTVAKWVDTKITIIGE, from the coding sequence GTGACTTCCATCAGAATCCGTATCTGGCTTGTCTTCATCGTTTGGCTAATGGCAGGCTTTATCCTTGGCGGCTGCTTCCATAAGGCACGAGCAATAACTACAACCTTGCAGGAACCCGGAGATTCTTCGTCAAATCCAAGCGTGGAACAGCCGCTGACATTTGGCATTATCTATCCCATGGTGAATGCTACCTACGAGATGATTACCGGGAAAGCAGAAGCAGCGGCAAAAAAGCATTACGTAAGGCTGCTGGTTCAAGCGCCCGATGAAGCCAATCTGGAACAGCAGATTCGGATCATGGAGATGATGATCAAGCGGGGAGTGGACGGAATCGCAATTGCCCCGGTGGATTCGCAGGCACTCGTAAGCGTGATTAACAAGGCGGTATCCCAAGGGATTCCCGTGGTTTGTTTTGAGTCGGATTCCCCTCACAGCAGAAGAGATTCATTTATCGGGGCTGACAATAGAGCAACCGGTGCTGTTATTGGTCAGACCGTGGATCGCTTGCTGGGCGGAAAAGGGATGGTTCTGGTCGAGTCCGGAATGTCCCGCATGCTGGGAATTGAAGAACGGCTGCGCGGATTGCAGGAATATTTGGGGAGGCATACGGAGATAGATGTACTGGAAATCCGTCATAATGACGGCAGTGAGGACATCGCTGCATTGCAGCTGGAGCAAATGATATCGGCCCATCCCCATTTCAGCGCTTTGGTCAGTCTGGATTTTGTTTCCAGCTCAAGCTCTGTGCTTGTCTGGAAAGCCAAAGGGCTGAAGCGTTTTAATATCGCCCTGGGCCTCACTCCTTCCTTGAAGCAAGCGATGAATAACGGACAAATCACACGGGTGATTTCGCAGAACGAGCAGAATTGGGGGGAGAATATCATCAACACACTGCTATTAAGGGCCAAAGGACTAACTGTGGCGAAATGGGTCGATACGAAAATTACGATTATCGGTGAGTAG
- a CDS encoding response regulator transcription factor, whose amino-acid sequence MKKVMLVDDEILIRESIRECVDWAKEGFIYCGDAPDGELALPVIEEQLPDILITDIKMPFMNGLELSSVVRQKFPKIKIIILSGHDDFQYAQTALRLGVEDYCLKPFSSADLLLLLHSVSARIDEELRLKQKYAYTPENLFADLCGGLISTAAAIEAAEQLDLPLIAPCYATAIFTLNSSDGDEVKDTSRAPQDSEELFANLLKELAEGFTYKRSRTETVLIYKGNNPVQLSSTLEKICATLKQKLREACGLELSVSLGDVRERLQGIHLSYLEAEDDWIFKKMSRLNSAAMLDAYFDPSANGAVLDRNRLIQFLKLGDHQQISAFLLELSADLERMDWNSVYAYYLMNDITLELVQTAKNCFRAAISPAEIIKELQKQLKHISNIDEGLHYLKRLFERLWEWRSEGADKYRELIDKVKQYIREQYDNEQLSLNDISSQVRVSPSHLSKTFSQATGQTITEFLTATRMDKAKELLKSTGHKTFEIAFSVGYNDQHYFSNLFKKVTGMTPMEYRKHGNSEDQLHPVRKGAGNL is encoded by the coding sequence ATGAAAAAGGTTATGCTGGTGGACGATGAAATCCTGATCCGCGAAAGTATACGGGAATGCGTGGATTGGGCGAAAGAAGGCTTTATCTATTGCGGTGACGCCCCCGACGGAGAGCTTGCGCTTCCAGTCATCGAAGAACAGCTCCCCGATATCCTCATTACCGACATCAAAATGCCTTTTATGAACGGGCTTGAGCTGAGCTCTGTCGTCCGCCAAAAGTTTCCGAAGATCAAAATCATTATTCTAAGCGGCCATGATGACTTTCAATATGCCCAGACCGCGCTGCGGCTTGGCGTGGAGGATTATTGCCTGAAGCCGTTCAGCTCTGCCGATCTGCTGCTGCTGCTCCATAGTGTCAGCGCCAGAATTGATGAAGAATTGCGGCTAAAACAAAAATATGCCTATACCCCCGAAAATCTGTTCGCTGACCTGTGCGGAGGTCTGATCAGTACCGCTGCCGCCATCGAAGCGGCGGAACAGCTTGATCTGCCGCTAATTGCCCCCTGCTATGCAACAGCCATATTCACCTTGAATTCTTCGGATGGCGATGAAGTCAAGGATACTTCGCGCGCTCCGCAAGATTCCGAAGAGCTGTTCGCAAATCTGCTGAAAGAGTTGGCAGAAGGCTTCACCTACAAACGCAGCCGGACTGAAACGGTACTGATCTATAAAGGTAACAATCCGGTCCAACTGAGCAGTACCCTGGAAAAGATCTGCGCGACCTTGAAGCAGAAGCTAAGGGAGGCTTGCGGTCTGGAGCTTTCGGTCAGTCTCGGCGATGTGCGGGAACGCCTTCAGGGAATTCACCTTTCTTATCTGGAAGCCGAGGATGACTGGATATTTAAGAAAATGTCCAGACTGAACTCGGCAGCAATGCTTGACGCTTATTTTGATCCATCAGCAAATGGTGCTGTACTCGACCGGAACCGGCTGATCCAGTTTCTGAAGCTGGGGGATCACCAGCAGATTTCCGCATTTCTGCTGGAGCTCTCCGCAGATCTCGAAAGGATGGATTGGAATTCCGTGTACGCCTATTACCTGATGAACGACATCACTCTGGAACTGGTGCAGACGGCTAAGAACTGTTTTCGTGCCGCCATAAGTCCCGCGGAGATCATCAAAGAACTGCAGAAGCAGCTAAAGCATATCTCCAATATAGATGAGGGCCTCCATTATTTGAAAAGGCTGTTTGAGCGGCTGTGGGAATGGAGGTCCGAGGGGGCGGATAAATACCGGGAGCTGATTGACAAAGTGAAGCAATACATCCGTGAGCAGTATGACAACGAGCAGCTCTCCCTTAACGACATCTCCAGCCAGGTCAGGGTCAGTCCCAGCCATCTAAGCAAAACCTTCAGCCAGGCCACCGGACAGACGATCACTGAATTCCTGACAGCCACACGGATGGATAAAGCCAAAGAGCTGCTGAAGTCAACGGGGCATAAAACGTTTGAGATAGCGTTCAGCGTAGGCTACAACGATCAGCATTATTTCTCCAATTTATTCAAAAAAGTAACGGGGATGACTCCTATGGAATACCGCAAGCACGGAAATTCGGAGGATCAGCTACATCCTGTCCGCAAAGGGGCGGGAAATTTGTGA
- a CDS encoding cache domain-containing sensor histidine kinase, with product MMRITHWISSSLRAKLLALFIVLSTIPLMAVGLISYQKSYHSISSHSKASSMLQADMLGTNIDNLFKDTERLLELSNNPQVIHFLFSQSETYQEAKEILQTFTLYRDTYKYEDVLNISLINLYGKGISERRGIFQSNINPLRNPHFQTLAQNPDLILRIPPPLISGYDRVDGFTYGSQGVISIMTAVKQRITHEVIGFVIVDLNDSVIKEFCGKVTIGTTGFFYLLDQQNNPIYVPPVNAAELALVQNIRIPAKELPYSGSFVLQTAGPPRFIVHTSSLATGWTIIGMAPLQEIVAEANRIRQLIMVSVVLSIVFAITLHDLLTRRLTRPIQLLQHKMRLTASGYLEAKVKPDGNDEIADLGLSFNIMVEQIKALLEQSIRKQQQLQKAELRTLQAQINPHFLYNTLDSIVWMAEAGNNDGVIRLVKALSGFFRLSLNKGRDWVLIRSELAHAQSYLIIQQMRYRDILEYRVEVAEDLQEYPILNMTLQPLIENALYHGIKNKRGKGLIRIGGYADASSIVLTVADNGIGIPGERLAFLREHIEHPIQSEETDPAENGFGLQNVHQRLQLYFGDEYGIRLDSLEGYGTQITVRIPKNRGPKDEKGYAGGR from the coding sequence ATGATGCGGATCACACACTGGATCTCCTCCAGTCTGCGGGCAAAACTGCTGGCTTTGTTTATTGTGCTGTCCACGATACCGCTGATGGCTGTGGGCCTCATTTCCTACCAGAAATCCTATCATTCGATTTCCAGCCACAGCAAGGCTTCGAGCATGCTTCAGGCGGACATGCTGGGAACGAATATAGACAACCTGTTCAAGGATACCGAGCGGCTTCTGGAACTCAGCAATAATCCCCAGGTCATCCATTTTCTTTTCTCACAGTCTGAAACCTATCAGGAGGCCAAGGAAATTCTGCAGACCTTCACCCTCTACCGGGACACCTACAAATATGAGGATGTACTCAACATCAGCCTGATTAATCTCTACGGCAAAGGCATCAGCGAGCGCAGAGGAATCTTTCAATCCAATATTAATCCGCTGCGCAATCCGCATTTTCAGACGCTGGCCCAGAACCCCGATCTCATTCTCCGGATTCCCCCGCCTTTGATTTCCGGTTATGACCGGGTCGATGGTTTCACCTACGGAAGTCAGGGCGTCATTTCGATCATGACGGCAGTCAAGCAGCGGATCACGCATGAGGTGATCGGATTTGTCATTGTGGACCTGAACGATTCTGTCATCAAAGAATTCTGCGGCAAGGTGACTATCGGTACAACAGGGTTCTTCTACCTGCTGGATCAGCAGAACAACCCGATCTACGTGCCCCCTGTCAATGCGGCAGAGCTGGCCTTGGTTCAAAACATAAGAATACCTGCCAAAGAACTGCCGTACAGCGGCAGCTTTGTGCTTCAGACCGCCGGCCCGCCCCGGTTCATTGTCCATACCTCCTCCCTTGCGACGGGCTGGACGATTATCGGCATGGCTCCGCTGCAGGAGATCGTTGCCGAAGCCAACCGGATCAGGCAGTTGATTATGGTCAGCGTAGTGCTGAGCATCGTATTTGCGATTACTCTCCATGATCTGCTTACGCGGCGCTTGACCCGGCCCATTCAACTGCTGCAGCACAAGATGCGCTTGACGGCAAGCGGCTACCTGGAAGCCAAGGTCAAGCCGGATGGCAACGATGAAATTGCCGATCTCGGGCTAAGCTTCAACATCATGGTGGAGCAGATCAAAGCGCTGCTGGAGCAGAGCATCCGCAAGCAGCAGCAGCTGCAAAAAGCGGAGCTGCGGACGCTGCAGGCGCAGATCAATCCACACTTTTTGTACAACACACTCGATTCTATTGTATGGATGGCTGAAGCGGGGAATAACGATGGCGTCATCAGGCTGGTGAAAGCGTTATCCGGGTTCTTCCGGCTAAGCCTGAATAAAGGGCGCGACTGGGTACTGATCCGCTCTGAGCTTGCCCATGCGCAAAGTTACCTCATCATCCAGCAGATGCGTTACCGTGACATCCTGGAGTACAGGGTTGAAGTTGCGGAGGACCTGCAAGAATACCCGATTCTCAATATGACGCTGCAGCCTCTGATAGAGAATGCTTTATATCACGGAATCAAAAATAAAAGAGGCAAAGGACTGATCCGCATTGGCGGATATGCGGACGCCAGCTCCATCGTGCTCACTGTAGCCGACAATGGAATTGGCATTCCGGGGGAACGGCTGGCCTTTCTCAGAGAACATATCGAGCATCCCATTCAATCGGAGGAGACAGATCCCGCTGAGAACGGCTTCGGCCTACAGAATGTGCATCAGCGGCTGCAGCTCTATTTTGGGGATGAATATGGTATCCGCTTGGACAGTTTAGAAGGTTATGGTACACAAATTACGGTTCGTATACCCAAGAACAGGGGGCCCAAAGATGAAAAAGGTTATGCTGGTGGACGATGA
- a CDS encoding ABC transporter permease subunit: MALVVAAAAIFIAHYTWFGRNVYALGGNAALRMGLPVARTKVWVYTLSGLCSALAGVVFTFYMLSGYGLHAVGFELDTIAAVVIGGTLLTGGVGYVLGTFFGVLIQGVIQTIISFEGTLSSWWTKIVIGLLLFIFILLQRVLSSRRLTLKE, encoded by the coding sequence ATCGCTCTTGTTGTCGCCGCTGCCGCCATCTTCATCGCCCACTACACCTGGTTCGGGCGCAATGTGTACGCGCTTGGGGGCAATGCAGCTTTGCGGATGGGACTTCCGGTGGCGAGAACCAAGGTATGGGTCTATACGCTTAGCGGATTATGCTCGGCGCTTGCAGGTGTGGTCTTCACCTTCTATATGCTGTCGGGTTATGGGCTTCATGCCGTCGGCTTTGAGCTGGATACCATCGCGGCTGTCGTCATTGGAGGTACACTGCTGACCGGCGGCGTAGGTTATGTGCTTGGCACGTTCTTCGGTGTACTCATTCAAGGTGTGATTCAGACCATTATCAGCTTCGAGGGTACACTCAGTTCCTGGTGGACCAAAATTGTCATCGGCCTGCTGCTGTTCATCTTCATTCTGCTGCAGCGGGTGTTAAGCTCCAGGCGATTGACGCTAAAAGAATAA
- a CDS encoding ABC transporter substrate-binding protein, whose product MRTAKWCLALLLLLLLGGCSGSRDNNAQALLMPHNFPAVETSLPPTANSEAAKPIVLGFSQLGSESTWREANTASIREAAGEAGITLILKNAGQDQQKQFDAIRSFIRSKVDVIAIAPVVQSGWETILLEIKQAGIPVILLDRSANVEDSSLYVTFIGSDFYEEGVKAAKYVIDKMRHHSGVINIAELQGTVGSTPSIDRGRGFRKMIGDKQNFRITVTAPADFTQSGGREVMKRFLQQPREKWSHVLYSHNDDMAIGAAEAIIEAGLIPGTDIIIVSVDGTRRAFEQMAAGRINAVVECNPLLGPLLMQAVKEIMAGRTLPKRMVTPEGIYTQELAGMEMENRKY is encoded by the coding sequence TTGAGAACGGCAAAATGGTGCCTGGCTCTTCTGCTGCTGTTGCTGCTGGGCGGCTGCTCAGGCAGCAGAGACAACAATGCGCAGGCATTGTTGATGCCTCATAATTTCCCTGCGGTGGAGACAAGCTTGCCTCCCACCGCAAATAGCGAAGCAGCCAAGCCGATTGTGCTGGGATTCTCCCAGCTTGGGTCGGAGAGTACCTGGCGGGAGGCGAATACCGCTTCGATCCGGGAAGCCGCCGGGGAGGCGGGGATCACGCTCATTCTGAAGAACGCCGGACAAGATCAGCAGAAGCAGTTTGACGCCATTCGCTCCTTTATCCGCAGCAAAGTCGATGTTATAGCGATTGCACCTGTGGTACAGAGCGGCTGGGAAACGATCCTCCTGGAAATCAAGCAGGCGGGGATTCCCGTTATCCTCTTGGACCGTTCAGCCAACGTAGAAGACAGCTCGCTCTATGTCACTTTCATCGGTTCTGACTTTTATGAAGAAGGTGTAAAGGCAGCCAAATATGTGATTGACAAGATGCGCCATCATAGCGGGGTTATCAACATTGCTGAATTGCAAGGTACAGTAGGCTCGACGCCGTCGATTGACCGTGGACGCGGATTCCGGAAGATGATCGGGGACAAACAGAACTTCCGGATTACAGTGACTGCACCGGCAGATTTCACACAAAGCGGCGGCCGTGAGGTGATGAAGAGGTTTTTGCAGCAGCCCAGGGAGAAGTGGTCCCACGTGCTCTATTCCCACAATGACGATATGGCGATCGGCGCGGCAGAGGCCATTATAGAGGCCGGTCTGATACCGGGAACCGACATTATTATTGTTTCAGTAGACGGTACGCGGCGGGCGTTTGAGCAGATGGCAGCGGGAAGGATTAATGCTGTAGTCGAATGCAATCCGCTGCTTGGCCCCCTGCTGATGCAGGCTGTGAAAGAAATTATGGCTGGCCGGACACTGCCCAAGCGAATGGTAACGCCAGAAGGCATTTATACGCAGGAGCTGGCCGGTATGGAGATGGAAAACCGCAAATATTGA
- a CDS encoding carbohydrate-binding protein — protein sequence MFKKLSVIALTFVVLLSGLPMMSVYAANNATAKQPGNSNPLMDHKLGADPFALAYNGRVYVYMSSDAYVYNSNGTVKDNDFSALNKINVISSADMVNWTDHGAIPVAGANNVNGSAGIAKWASLSWAPSAAVKKINGQDKFFLYFANGASGIGVLTANSPIGPWSDPLGKALVTGGTPGMSGVTWLFDPAVLVDDDGSGYLYSGGGIPNTSDPASVANPKTARVIKLGADMTSIVGSASMIDAPYMFEDSGIHKYGGKYYYSYCINFSGTHPAAYPAGEIGYMVSNSPMGPFTYAGHFLKNPYTFFGVGGNNHHAVFNFNNQWYVVYHAQTVAKAVLGDGKGYRSPHINKLVHNANGTIQEVQGDLAGIAQIANLNPFIRVDAETIAWNAGIATEPTQAAGGPVSNMNVTSINNGDWVAVGNADFGSGATSFKANVASTTGGKIELRLDSATGPLVGTLNVPSTGGTQTWKEAETTVSNATGVHRLYLVFTGSGSGNLFNLDYWQFSTGTTVPSRNMVEAEDMTLSGTYAGKITSPFSGVALYGNEDAAAFNQYFAYGTHNISVRGASGNSATARVDLKIGGTTVGSFYFSGTTPTVQTLSNVAHATGNQEVKLVVTTDNGTWDVNVDYIEWSQ from the coding sequence ATGTTTAAAAAGCTCTCGGTAATTGCATTGACCTTTGTTGTATTGCTGAGCGGTCTGCCCATGATGTCAGTGTATGCTGCAAACAATGCCACGGCCAAGCAGCCGGGAAATTCCAATCCGCTAATGGATCACAAGCTGGGCGCTGATCCCTTTGCGCTGGCATATAACGGAAGAGTCTATGTCTATATGTCCAGCGATGCCTATGTCTATAACAGCAACGGAACCGTGAAGGATAATGATTTCAGCGCCCTCAATAAAATCAATGTTATCTCCTCCGCAGATATGGTGAACTGGACAGATCATGGCGCCATCCCGGTGGCTGGAGCCAATAATGTTAACGGCAGCGCCGGCATTGCCAAATGGGCCTCTCTCTCCTGGGCGCCTTCGGCAGCGGTGAAAAAAATCAACGGCCAGGATAAATTCTTTCTGTATTTTGCCAACGGCGCTTCAGGCATCGGCGTGTTAACGGCCAATTCCCCGATTGGTCCCTGGTCGGACCCGCTGGGCAAAGCGCTGGTGACAGGCGGTACACCCGGAATGTCCGGCGTGACCTGGCTGTTTGACCCGGCTGTTCTGGTAGACGACGATGGAAGCGGATATCTGTACAGCGGCGGGGGAATCCCCAATACTTCGGACCCGGCATCCGTAGCCAATCCCAAAACAGCGCGGGTAATCAAATTGGGTGCGGATATGACGAGCATTGTTGGAAGCGCATCCATGATTGATGCCCCTTATATGTTCGAGGATTCGGGCATCCACAAATACGGGGGCAAATATTATTACTCTTATTGCATCAATTTCTCCGGTACGCATCCGGCGGCCTATCCGGCAGGTGAAATCGGGTACATGGTGAGCAACAGTCCGATGGGGCCCTTTACGTATGCCGGACATTTTTTGAAGAATCCGTATACCTTCTTCGGTGTAGGCGGCAACAACCACCATGCTGTATTTAACTTCAATAACCAATGGTATGTAGTGTACCATGCCCAGACTGTGGCGAAGGCCGTCCTGGGAGACGGCAAAGGGTACCGCTCTCCGCATATCAATAAGCTTGTCCATAATGCCAATGGAACCATCCAGGAGGTGCAGGGAGACCTGGCGGGTATTGCCCAGATCGCCAATCTGAATCCGTTCATCAGGGTGGACGCCGAGACCATCGCCTGGAATGCAGGCATTGCAACCGAACCCACTCAGGCTGCGGGCGGCCCTGTAAGCAATATGAATGTGACCAGCATTAATAATGGAGACTGGGTTGCTGTAGGCAATGCCGATTTCGGTTCCGGTGCGACCAGCTTCAAGGCTAATGTCGCCTCAACCACAGGGGGCAAAATCGAACTCCGGCTCGACAGTGCAACGGGCCCGTTAGTGGGAACACTTAATGTCCCTTCGACCGGAGGCACGCAGACCTGGAAAGAGGCAGAGACCACTGTCAGCAATGCAACAGGGGTGCACAGACTCTACCTGGTATTCACCGGGTCAGGCTCCGGCAATCTGTTCAACCTGGATTACTGGCAATTCTCTACAGGCACCACTGTTCCTTCCAGAAATATGGTTGAAGCAGAAGACATGACGCTTAGCGGCACCTATGCAGGCAAGATTACGTCCCCGTTCAGCGGAGTAGCGCTATACGGGAATGAGGACGCTGCTGCGTTCAATCAGTATTTTGCCTATGGCACTCATAATATTTCCGTCCGGGGGGCCTCCGGCAACTCCGCTACGGCCAGAGTCGATCTGAAGATCGGCGGGACAACCGTCGGCTCCTTCTACTTCAGTGGAACCACGCCTACGGTGCAGACTTTGTCCAATGTGGCCCATGCCACCGGTAATCAGGAGGTCAAACTGGTCGTAACCACGGACAATGGAACCTGGGATGTGAATGTGGATTACATTGAATGGAGCCAATGA